A single region of the Triticum dicoccoides isolate Atlit2015 ecotype Zavitan chromosome 2B, WEW_v2.0, whole genome shotgun sequence genome encodes:
- the LOC119362945 gene encoding GEM-like protein 1, whose protein sequence is MDSKPQAPPSEGAAYPRMSPEDLAPPPPPVVAPAGSNPYVLSSPSSGPPAKSTKENLREMFGSVGKRFSEAARKTEGIAGDVWQHLKTGPSITDAAMGRIAQVSKVISEGGYDKIFQQTFECLPDEKLKKAYACYLSTSHGPIMGVLYVSTAKLAFCSDSPVAYVTEDNQTASAIYKIVVPVPHLRSVTPTASQQNPAERYIQVVSVDNHDFWFMGFVNYDSAVKCLQDAARGGA, encoded by the exons ATGGATTCCAAGCCCCAAGCCCCGCCGTCGGAGGGCGCGGCGTACCCGCGCATGTCCCCGGAggacctcgcgccgccgccgccgccggtcgtggcgcccgcgggctccaacccCTACGTGCTGTCCTCGCCCTCCTCCGGACCGCCCGCCAAGA GCACCAAGGAGAATCTGAGGGAGATGTTCGGCTCGGTGGGGAAGAGGTTCAGCGAGGCCGCGCGCAAGACCGAGGGCATCGCCGGCGACGTCTGGCAGCact TGAAAACTGGGCCTAGCATTACGGATGCTGCAATGGGGAGGATCGCTCAGGTATCCAAGGTCATATCGGAAGGGGGATACGACAAGATATTCCAGCAGACGTTTGAGTGCTTGCCTGACGAGAAGCTCAAGAAGGCGTACGCGTGCTACCTCTCGACCTCTCATGGTCCGATAATGGGCGTCTTATACGTCTCCACCGCCAAGCTTGCATTCTGTAGTGACAGCCCCGTGGCATATGTCACTGAGGATAATCAGACCGCGTCAGCCATTTACAAG ATAGTTGTACCTGTACCTCACCTGAGATCAGTCACTCCTACCGCAAGTCAACAGAACCCTGCGGAGAGGTACATCCAGGTCGTTTCTGTCGATAACCATGACTTCTGGTTCATGGGCTTCGTGAACTATGACAGCGCTGTGAAGTGTCTCCAGGATGCTGCTCGTGGTGGCGCCTAG
- the LOC119362946 gene encoding pentatricopeptide repeat-containing protein At4g28010-like, whose amino-acid sequence MTRKHAGAGVLHALVAVAASVASASSRKPPRRAAPYLAVLLRRGRAEAAARLNRHLRLLPLPESPALLSALPSVRDAVSYNTVLAALCRQGCLDAALLLLRVMSHEPRLACRPNAISYTTLMRALCADRRAGQAVGLLRSMQDCGVRPDVVTYGTLIRGLCDAADVDKAVELVNEMCESGIEPNVVVYSCLLHGYCKTGRWESVGKVFEEMSDRGIEPDVVMYTSLIDSLCRHGKVTKAARVMEMMAERGLEPNVVTYNVLINSMCKEGSVREALDLRKNMLEKGVQPDVVTYNTLITGLSSVLEMDEAMALLEEMMQGETKVRPDLMTFNSVIHGLCKIGWMRQAFEVRAMMAENGCRCNLVTFNLLIGGLLRVHKVKKAMKLKDEMASSGLQPDSFTYSILINGFCKMRQVERAESLLSEMRRHGMEPEPVHYIPLLKAMCDQGMMGQARDLFNEMDRNCKLDAAAYSTMIHGAFKSGEKKIAEEFLKDMIDEGLIPDAVTYSIPINMFAKSGDLAAAERVLKQMTASGFVPDVAVFDSLIQGYGAKGDTEKVLELTRKMTAKGVALDPKIISTIVTSLGASIEGQKLLQSLPGFDTEMSKGDVISPHDVMNMLQKHCTKSESPALC is encoded by the coding sequence ATGACGAGGAAGCACGCGGGCGCCGGCGTCCTCCACGCCCTCGTCGCCGTCGCGGCCTCCGTCGCGTCCGCCTCGTCCCGGAAGCCCCCGAGGCGCGCCGCGCCCTacctcgccgtcctcctccgccGGGGCCGCGCCGAGGCCGCGGCGCGCCTCAACCGCCACCTCCGCCTGCTGCCTCTCCCGGAGTCCCCCGCCCTCCTCTCGGCGCTCCCCTCCGTCCGCGACGCCGTCTCCTACAACACCGTCCTCGCCGCGCTCTGCCGCCAGGGCTGCCTCGacgccgcgctcctcctcctccgcgtcaTGTCGCACGAGCCCCGCCTCGCCTGCCGCCCCAACGCCATCTCCTACACCACTCTCATGCGCGCGCTCTGCGCCGACCGtcgcgcgggccaggccgtcgggcTGCTTCGGTCCATGCAGGACTGCGGCGTCCGCCCCGACGTGGTCACCTACGGCACGCTCATCCGCGGGCTGTGCGACGCCGCGGACGTTGACAAGGCCGTGGAGCTGGTGAATGAGATGTGCGAGAGTGGTATCGAGCCTAACGTGGTTGTGTACAGCTGTTTACTCCATGGTTATTGCAAGACCGGGAGGTGGGAAAGCGTAGGCAAGGTGTTCGAAGAAATGTCTGACAGGGGTATTGAGCCCGATGTTGTGATGTACACTAGTTTGATCGATAGCCTGTGTAGACACGGGAAGGTAACAAAGGCAGCGCGGGTGATGGAAATGATGGCGGAGCGGGGGTTGGAGCCAAACGTGGTGACCTACAATGTGCTGATCAATTCCATGTGCAAGGAAGGGTCTGTGAGGGAGGCGCTCGATTTGCGGAAGAATATGCTGGAGAAGGGCGTGCAACCAGATGTTGTGACATATAACACACTCATCACAGGGCTATCTAGTGTGCTTGAGATGGATGAGGCGATGGCGTTGCTAGAGGAGATGATGCAAGGTGAAACTAAAGTTAGGCCTGATTTGATGACATTCAACTCGGTTATACATGGACTTTGTAAGATTGGTTGGATGCGGCAAGCGTTCGAGGTCCGTGCCATGATGGCTGAGAATGGATGCAGGTGTAACTTGGTGACATTTAACCTGCTGATTGGTGGACTCCTTAGAGTCCACAAGGTAAAGAAGGCCATGAAGCTGAAGGATGAGATGGCTAGTTCTGGACTGCAGCCTGATTCATTCACCTACAGCATATTGATAAATGGCTTCTGTAAAATGCGGCAAGTTGAACGTGCGGAAAGCCTCTTGTCTGAAATGAGACGTCATGGGATGGAGCCTGAGCCAGTTCACTATATTCCTTTGCTTAAAGCTATGTGTGATCAAGGCATGATGGGTCAGGCTAGGGATTTGTTCAATGAAATGGATAGGAACTGCAAATTAGATGCTGCTGCATATAGCACTATGATCCATGGTGCCTTCAAATCAGGGGAGAAGAAAATTGCAGAAGAGTTTCTTAAAGATATGATTGATGAGGGGCTGATTCCTGATGCTGTGACATATTCTATCCCAATCAACATGTTTGCAAAATCTGGAGACCTAGCAGCGGCGGAGCGGGTGCTTAAACAGATGACAGCAAGTGGCTTTGTGCCTGACGTTGCTGTATTTGATTCACTGATCCAAGGTTATGGAGCTAAAGGCGACACTGAGAAGGTTCTTGAGTTAACTCGTAAAATGACAGCCAAGGGTGTAGCACTTGAtcctaaaattatttcaactattgTCACTTCTCTTGGGGCAAGCATTGAAGGGCAAAAGTTATTGCAGAGTTTGCCTGGTTTTGATACAGAAATGTCAAAAGGCGACGTCATCTCACCCCATGATGTAATGAATATGCTACAAAAACATTGCACCAAATCTGAATCCCCTGCTCTTTGCTGA